The following is a genomic window from Bacteroidota bacterium.
ATTTAATTTCTCTGTGAATTGTATGTCTCTTCAAAATAGGATTGTACTTCTTCAACTCCATACGTTCGGGAGTATTTTTTTTGTTTTTGGTTGTAATATAACGGGAAGTACCAGGTAAA
Proteins encoded in this region:
- the rpmG gene encoding 50S ribosomal protein L33, with translation MAKKGNRVQVILECTEQKESGLPGTSRYITTKNKKNTPERMELKKYNPILKRHTIHREIK